The genome window tccgttgagcaccattgaggtccactatatggagaaaaatcctgggatgttttcctcaaaaaatacaatttctttgcaactgaaggaagaaagacatgaatttcttgaatgacatgggggtgagtaaattatcaggaaatttttattctggaagtggagtaatcattTAAGTGACTCATACATGTTTAAACCAAAGCCCTAAAAACCAGTAGCAGCAGTAATCACTGAGAGAGTCTGTGTAGCCACAGTACGCAAGGCAAACGTAGGCACAGAGAGATCCATGAGGACAAAGAGCTGGTGTTGGGAACTCTGCAGGCCATAACACTTACACTCATCAGTGACGAGGTAGCACTGCATAGGGACGTGGGTAAAGCCCTGAGAGAAATCCTCCGAGGTAGTTGAGGCTGACGAAACCGATGTCACCTGAGAGGTAAAATATCGAGTCACAGCAAACGTATAAAACAGGCGGAGGAGCTCCAAGCGCCTGCTTGATGAGAGGAGAGGTGTAGACTCAGAGGGAGCACCACTGCGAACACGAGGGCAGGCGGTGACGGCACGTCGAGATTCACGGTTAATGAGCAGAAGAGCCTGGACGTCCCATCGAAGACTAACAGACGGGGGAAGAGTAGAGCGTTCGGCGTGCTCCAAACAGCTACGCAGGTTCTCCACAAAAGTGGACCAAAAACGACCGATGAGCTCATTCTCTGCCTTGTACAAAGAGGGTTTGGGCCCACAGAGGACGCACACGTGAACCCCAGGAAGTAGTTGAAAACTAAGCAAGCGGATTGCAACAGTAGGACTTCCTTGAGGCAGGAACACGGGGTAGTCACATGAAGATGCACCAGAAAGTGAGTGCACCAAGACTGAGAGCACAACAACCTCCTGGGACGTCAGTCGAGACCACCACTTCTCCGTGGCCTGTGCCACTCGGCCATGCACCAGCAAACAACCAAATTCACTCTCCGCCGCTTGGGCGAAAGTGTCTATGGCTTCCTGAAGCAAGCCGGAGTGTGAGGGAAGCAAACAGTCGGCACACTGCGTCAGATCTCCCATAAATCCTTTATCGTCATTAACTCGTTCCAAGAGCATGTCGATGAGCCGGTAGCAAGAGCGCAACTCCCGTTTTAACCTTTCCACGTTGCGTATGTTTGCAAGCTCGTCCTGTCCCAGGACTAGGACCATGCAGTTCCACACGTTCTCCAGCAGGCGTTGCAACTGCAGCTCACTGATGGTGGATCCCCCGCTGCCACTCACAGCAATCAGTATCAGGCTCTCCTGAAAGACCCTCCAAACCACACGGCTACCTCGATCTGTCTCACAGCTTG of Garra rufa chromosome 10, GarRuf1.0, whole genome shotgun sequence contains these proteins:
- the fuz gene encoding protein fuzzy homolog — its product is MLQAETLQLLCLTASSGVPLFSRGSSKQLPFSIIGSLNGVHMFGAGHEAQLASCETDRGSRVVWRVFQESLILIAVSGSGGSTISELQLQRLLENVWNCMVLVLGQDELANIRNVERLKRELRSCYRLIDMLLERVNDDKGFMGDLTQCADCLLPSHSGLLQEAIDTFAQAAESEFGCLLVHGRVAQATEKWWSRLTSQEVVVLSVLVHSLSGASSCDYPVFLPQGSPTVAIRLLSFQLLPGVHVCVLCGPKPSLYKAENELIGRFWSTFVENLRSCLEHAERSTLPPSVSLRWDVQALLLINRESRRAVTACPRVRSGAPSESTPLLSSSRRLELLRLFYTFAVTRYFTSQVTSVSSASTTSEDFSQGFTHVPMQCYLVTDECKCYGLQSSQHQLFVLMDLSVPTFALRTVATQTLSVITAATGF